One genomic segment of Nonomuraea coxensis DSM 45129 includes these proteins:
- the tpiA gene encoding triose-phosphate isomerase — protein MSQRKPLMAGNWKMNLNHLEAIALVQKLAFTLSDKDFDKTEVAVLPPFTDLRSVQTLVDGDKLRIVYGAQDLSAHDGGAYTGEVSGPMLAKLGCTYVVIGHSERRQYHGEDDDVVNAKVQAAYRHSLTPILCVGEGLAVRQEGGHIAHSLGQLDGALRKISAEQAKSIVVAYEPVWAIGTGEVATPDDAQEVCGALRIRLAELYDAEVASAVRILYGGSVKSGNVAGIMAQPDVDGALVGGASIDAGEFAKICRFSDMPG, from the coding sequence GTGTCACAGCGCAAGCCGCTCATGGCGGGCAACTGGAAGATGAACCTCAACCACCTCGAGGCCATCGCGCTGGTCCAGAAGCTCGCCTTCACCCTCAGCGACAAGGACTTCGACAAGACCGAGGTCGCCGTCCTGCCACCCTTCACCGACCTGCGCAGCGTCCAGACCCTGGTCGACGGCGACAAGCTCAGGATTGTCTACGGCGCCCAGGACCTCTCCGCGCACGACGGCGGGGCCTACACCGGCGAGGTGTCCGGTCCCATGCTGGCCAAGCTGGGCTGCACGTACGTCGTCATCGGCCACTCCGAGCGGCGGCAGTACCACGGCGAGGACGACGACGTCGTCAACGCCAAGGTGCAGGCGGCCTACCGGCACTCGCTCACGCCCATCCTGTGCGTCGGCGAGGGCCTGGCGGTGCGCCAAGAGGGCGGTCACATCGCGCACAGTCTCGGCCAACTCGACGGCGCTCTGCGCAAGATCTCGGCAGAGCAGGCAAAATCGATAGTGGTGGCCTACGAACCGGTGTGGGCGATCGGCACCGGCGAGGTGGCCACCCCCGACGATGCCCAGGAGGTGTGCGGAGCATTGCGAATCAGACTCGCTGAGCTCTACGACGCCGAAGTGGCCTCGGCGGTCCGTATCCTTTACGGAGGCTCGGTCAAGTCAGGAAATGTCGCCGGAATCATGGCACAACCGGATGTCGATGGCGC